In the Triticum aestivum cultivar Chinese Spring chromosome 2B, IWGSC CS RefSeq v2.1, whole genome shotgun sequence genome, TAACACCAATGTTCatggtccatttcctccattgGTAGCTAATATTGTTTTTTTTTTGACAGGTAGTAGCTAATTGGTGGGAGGGGAACGGTGGGGTTTTCCGGAGCTTCGATGCATCTAAGGTGGGGACCTCGTCGGCGTTCCCCCCGGCTGCTAGCCCAAGGCGGCGGACCGGATCTCATCAGTgacctccccgacgacctcctcctcctcgtcctcgccggCCTACCCTGCGTCAGCGCTGCCGCGCGCACCGGGGTCCTCTCCCGCCGGTGGCGCAGCCTCTGGCCCCGCCTCCGCCAGATCGTCTTCAGCGACGTCCCGCTCCACTCGCTCGAAGCGGTGCTCGACCGCTTACCTCGACCCCTGCCCTTGGTTTCCCTCATCAAAATCCGCTTCCCCAACGAGCGGCTACCATGGCCGATCCCCGAGGAGCGCCTGGTCGACGCTGCCAGCGTCAACTCGTTGCTCCGCGCCGCCGCGCGGCTCGAGCCGGAGGAGTTCGAGTTTGAGCTCCCCACGAACTTACTCGACGGTCCGCTCATCGTCGACCTGCCTTGCTTCCACCGCGCCACCTCCATCCTGCTGGACCTTCACCCCGTCGACGTCATCCTCCGCGTGCCAACCGGCGTCGAGTTCCCCGCACTCGAGGAGCTGCACCTGTGGGCATGCACCGCCGACATTGACGCCTTGCTCTCCTGCTCCCCGCGCTTGCGCACGCTCTGCCTGAGTAACGTTTATTCCGACAACGACGACCTCGCTGTGAGCGCCACGCTTGCGGTCAGCTCGGCGTCGCTGCAGGAGCTTGTCCTGCTTCAAACCGACTGGATGGATGGCGTCAACATCGTTGCCCCCACGCTTAGGCAATTGACCGTGTCTTTTCCGGCAATGGAGAAGGTCAGCATCTCGGTCTTGGCACCAATGGTGGAGATGGTCGCGT is a window encoding:
- the LOC123042010 gene encoding FBD-associated F-box protein At5g22730-like, producing MHLRWGPRRRSPRLLAQGGGPDLISDLPDDLLLLVLAGLPCVSAAARTGVLSRRWRSLWPRLRQIVFSDVPLHSLEAVLDRLPRPLPLVSLIKIRFPNERLPWPIPEERLVDAASVNSLLRAAARLEPEEFEFELPTNLLDGPLIVDLPCFHRATSILLDLHPVDVILRVPTGVEFPALEELHLWACTADIDALLSCSPRLRTLCLSNVYSDNDDLAVSATLAVSSASLQELVLLQTDWMDGVNIVAPTLRQLTVSFPAMEKVSISVLAPMVEMVAWRCCYFELSIVFGVWRLEQVTLQTAERPGQLPSLQIHASANPIFVSEEETFMHEIEKHMFAEFSVLDLHLETNGHVFGALVFHVLGMNRICSAMQKLKVILQRSSVKEGCSPHCPCESTGWRSQTISLTRIKEVEISGCGGDDHDIDFLKLILKCAPRLKKMIVKLSDGGASSSDDGCTNIYNIFKAYSSVELCLS